Proteins from a genomic interval of Crassostrea angulata isolate pt1a10 chromosome 7, ASM2561291v2, whole genome shotgun sequence:
- the LOC128192298 gene encoding 39S ribosomal protein L28, mitochondrial-like — MSASRRATYILRNNRVKNMKLRRTKNAAYSYSWNEEGEKMLPEHYKKRCLEFMSKEPTSVHYIPSTGTFGIHKNTKLPNKIQNVPIPVLYPQDANKGLWGGEGYILGYKMDKSHLRMKNRLPKIWKPFISKRAVYSEILDKWFEIPMTMRVLDLIDECHGFDNYILKTHERDLNSLLAMKLRREMLLALANKTCYPDDKDKQEKIIHKYHEFIIPAEEAEWVGLTITEALHKAWRNRRNLPQNRPKPLKEVYEERLVLKLHLKKENQWEAIMEDSDREKPQEEKPPSLIQKLNPFSAYNKNKKQ; from the exons aaaATGCAGCTTATAGTTATTCCTGGAATGAAGAAGGGGAGAAAATGCTTCCGGAACATTACAAGAAGAGATGCCTAGAATTTATGAGCAAGGAACCAACATCAGTTCATTATATACCCTCAACAGGCACCTTTGGAATTCATAAAAATACCAAATTACC AAATAAGATTCAGAATGTCCCAATTCCTGTTTTGTACCCACAAGATGCCAATAAAGGACTCTGGGGAGGAGAGGGCTATATACTGGGCTACAAAATGGACAAGAGTCATCTCAGAATGAAAAACAG GCTCCCTAAGATATGGAAACCATTTATTTCAAAGCGAGCGGTGTACAGCGAGATATTGGACAAATGGTTCGAAATTCCAATGACAATGCGAGTTTTAGACTTGATTGATGAATGTCATGGCtttgataattatatacttAAA aCACATGAACGTGATTTAAACTCCTTACTTGCAATGAAACTTCGAAGAGAGATGTTATTAGCTCTCGCCAACAAAACATGTTACCCAGATGACAAAGATAAACAGGAAAAGATCATACATAAATACCATGAGTTCATAATCCCA GCAGAGGAGGCTGAGTGGGTGGGGCTGACCATTACAGAGGCCCTGCATAAAGCCTGGAGGAACAGGAGGAATCTCCCACAAAACCGACCCAAACCACTGAAAGAGGTGTACGAAGAACGGCTAGTTCTAAAACTCCATT TAAAGAAAGAGAACCAGTGGGAGGCAATAATGGAGGATTCAGACCGGGAGAAACCACAAGAGGAAAAACCGCCATCATTGATACAGAAACTGAACCCGTTCTCAGcctataacaaaaataaaaaacaatag